A window of the Nycticebus coucang isolate mNycCou1 chromosome 3, mNycCou1.pri, whole genome shotgun sequence genome harbors these coding sequences:
- the ALOX5 gene encoding polyunsaturated fatty acid 5-lipoxygenase isoform X2 — protein MEWNPGFPLSIDAKCHRDLPRDIQFDSEKGVDFILNYSKAMENLFINRFMHMFQSSWSDFADFEKIFVKISNTISERVMKRWQEDVMFGYQFLNGCNPVLIQRCMQLPEKLPVTTEMVECSLERQLSLEEEVQQGNIFIVDFELLDGIDANKTDPCTLQFLAAPICLLYKNLANKIVPIAIQLNQDPGDENPIFLPSDAKYDWLLAKIWVRSSDFHVHQTITHLLRTHLVSEVFGIALYRQLPAVHPIFKLLVAHVRFTIAINTKAREQLICEYGLFDKANATGGGGHVQMVQRAMQDLTYTSLCFPDAIKARGMDSKEDIPNYFYRDDGLLVWEAIKTFTAEVVGIYYESDQVVEEDQELQDFVKDVYVYGMRGRKASGFPKSLKSREKLVEYLTVVIFTASAQHAAVNFGQYDWCSWIPNAPPTMRAPPPTAKGVVTIEQIVDTLPDRGRSCWHLGAVWALSQFQENELFLGMYPEEHFIEKSVKEAMARFRKNLEVIVGTIAERNKNKKLPYYYLSPDRIPNSVAI, from the exons GATGGAGAACCTGTTCATCAACCGCTTCATGCACATGTTTCAGTCTTCCTGGAGTGACTTCGCTGACTTCGAGAAAATCTTCGTCAAGATCAGCAACACCATTTCTG AGCGGGTCATGAAGCGCTGGCAGGAAGACGTCATGTTTGGCTACCAGTTCCTGAATGGCTGCAACCCCGTGTTAATCCAGCGCTGCATGCAGCTGCCTGAGAAGCTCCCAGTGACCACAGAGATGGTGGAATGCAGCCTGGAGCGGCAGCTCAGCTTGGAGGAGGAGGTCCAG CAAGGGAACATTTTCATCGTGGACTTTGAGCTGCTGGATGGCATCGATGCCAAcaagacagacccctgcacactCCAGTTCCTGGCTGCACCCATCTGCCTGCTCTATAAGAATTTGGCCAACAAGATCGTCCCCATTGCCATCCAG CTCAACCAAGATCCAGGGGATGAGAACCCCATTTTTCTCCCTTCGGATGCAAAATACGACTGGCTTTTGGCCAAAATCTGGGTGCGGTCCAGTGACTTTCATGTACACCAGACTATTACTCACCTTCTGCGCACACATCTGGTGTCTGAAGTTTTCGGCATCGCCCTGTACCGCCAGCTGCCTGCAGTGCACCCCATTTTCAAG CTGCTGGTAGCACACGTGCGATTCACCATTGCCATCAACACCAAGGCCCGAGAGCAGCTCATCTGCGAGTATGGCCTCTTTGACAAG GCCAACGCCACAGGGGGCGGCGGGCACGTGCAGATGGTGCAGAGAGCCATGCAGGACCTGACCTACACATCCCTGTGCTTCCCTGATGCCATCAAGGCCCGGGGCATGGACAGCAAAGAGGACATCCCCAACTACTTCTACCGGGATGACGGGCTCCTGGTGTGGGAGGCCATCAAGAC GTTCACGGCTGAGGTGGTGGGCATCTACTACGAGAGTGACCAGGTGGTGGAGGAGGACCAGGAGCTGCAGGACTTCGTGAAGGACGTCTACGTGTACGGCATGCGGGGCAGAAAGGCCTCAG GCTTCCCCAAGTCCCTCAAGAGCAGGGAGAAGCTGGTGGAGTACCTGACGGTGGTGATCTTCACGGCCTCGGCCCAGCACGCCGCGGTGAACTTCGGCCAG TATGACTGGTGCTCGTGGATTCCCAACGCCCCCCCGACCATGCGAGCCCCGCCGCCGACGGCCAAGGGCGTCGTGACCATCGAGCAGATCGTGGACACGCTGCCCGACCGCGGCCGCTCCTGCTGGCATTTGGGTGCAGTGTGGGCGCTAAGCCAGTTCCAGGAAAATGAG CTGTtcctgggcatgtacccagaagagcATTTCATCGAGAAGTCTGTGAAGGAGGCCATGGCTCGATTCCGCAAGAACCTTGAGGTCATCGTTGGCACAATTGCTGAGCGCAACAAGAACAAGAAGCTGCCATATTACTATTTGTCCCCAGACCGGATTCCCAACAGTGTGGCCATCTGA